A genome region from Schistocerca americana isolate TAMUIC-IGC-003095 chromosome 1, iqSchAmer2.1, whole genome shotgun sequence includes the following:
- the LOC124550311 gene encoding uncharacterized protein LOC124550311, with amino-acid sequence MATTAAALTVIATALLTASPAHGLPPTPVRRQVLPPVPGYIPVYIQHGDVAPEDTVELADLFRVAGDNLPPADVVSDALFGAPTVLSPNTSNGSTEAGSTSASENTSSQSASTIPAAVQDAKQPSSEDKPSKQEPANSEHGTPIASINGSAQSEADNAVGDPAGEDNSEVHEIINLEPFPEKVEIGADKLIEMLDASKMDAEESQSNNAEQTSPAFEGSADAEMPTTEATMSAK; translated from the coding sequence GGCTGCCGCCAACACCAGTTCGACGCCAGGTATTGCCACCAGTTCCTGGGTACATCCCGGTGTACATCCAGCATGGTGATGTTGCTCCAGAGGACACAGTTGAGCTGGCTGACCTCTTCCGTGTTGCTGGTGACAACTTGCCACCTGCTGATGTAGTGTCTGATGCACTATTTGGTGCTCCCACTGTTCTATCGCCTAACACCAGCAATGGCAGCACAGAAGCAGGATCCACCTCTGCAAGTGAAAACACGAGTAGCCAGTCAGCAAGTACAATACCAGCTGCTGTACAAGATGCCAAACAGCCATCTTCTGAGGACAAACCAAGTAAACAAGAACCAGCAAACAGTGAACATGGGACACCCATTGCATCAATAAATGGATCGGCCCAGAGTGAAGCAGATAATGCAGTCGGTGATCCTGCAGGGGAAGATAATTCAGAAGTGCATGAGATCATTAATCTCGAACCATTCCCTGAAAAGGTTGAGATAGGAGCAGATAAACTAATAGAGATGCTTGATGCTTCCAAGATGGATGCTGAGGAGAGCCAGAGCAATAATGCAGAGCAGACCTCGCCTGCATTTGAGGGATCAGCAGATGCTGAAATGCCCACTACTGAAGCGACAATGTCTGCCAAATGA